A window from Manis javanica isolate MJ-LG chromosome 10, MJ_LKY, whole genome shotgun sequence encodes these proteins:
- the LOC108402618 gene encoding retinol dehydrogenase 7-like, with the protein MWLCLAVLVGLYYLLRWYRERQVVSDLRDRYVFITGCDSGFGNLLARQLDMRGLRVLAACLTEDGAEQLRRQTSDRLETVILDVTKTDNIAAATQWVKERVGHRGLWGLVNNAGTAIPIAPNEWLTKDDFLKILNVNLVGLIEVTLSLLPLIRKSRGRVVNVSSPAGRIPVFGGGYCISKYGVEAFSDSLRRELCPFGVRVAVIVPGNFKTSICPHDMQNILNGIWSQASPEVKESYGDKYFESYCQYLSNLASQGQKDFSPVTDCMEHALTGVHPHTCYFAGWDSKFFTLPLSYLPTSVADFILSLAANVEKPTDAV; encoded by the exons ATGTGGCTGTGCCTGGCAGTCCTCGTGGGCCTGTACTACCTCCTGCGCTGGTACCGGGAGAGGCAGGTGGTGAGCGACCTCCGAGACAGGTATGTCTTCATCACAGGCTGTGACTCGGGCTTCGGGAACCTGCTGGCCAGGCAGCTGGACATGAGAGGCTTGAGGGTGCTGGCTGCGTGTCTGACAGAGGACGGGGCTGAGCAGCTGAGGCGGCAGACGTCAGACAGGTTGGAGACAGTGATCCTGGATGTCACCAAGACAGACAACATCGCTGCGGCCACCCAGTGGGTGAAGGAGCGTGTGGGGCACAGAG GCCTCTGGGGTCTGGTGAACAATGCTGGCACCGCTATACCCATCGCCCCAAATGAGTGGCTGACAAAAGATGACTTCTTAAAGATCTTGAACGTGAACTTGGTTGGCCTCATCGAAGTGACCCTGAGCCTTCTTCCCCTGATCAGAAAGTCCAGGGGAAGAGTAGTCAATGTTTCCAGCCCTGCTGGTAGAATACCTGTGTTTGGTGGTGGCTACTGCATTTCCAAGTATGGTGTAGAAGCTTTTTCCGACAGCCTAAG AAGGGAACTTTGTCCTTTTGGTGTTCGTGTGGCTGTCATAGTACCAGGGAACTTTAAAACATCCATTTGCCCTCATGATATGCAGAATATCCTCAATGGGATTTGGAGTCAAGCATCCCCTGAGGTGAAGGAGAGCTACGGAGACAAGTACTTTGAAAGCT ATTGCCAGTATCTTAGTAACCTTGCATCTCAAGGACAAAAGGATTTCAGCCCAGTCACTGACTGCATGGAGCACGCCCTGACCGGTGTCCACCCTCATACCTGCTACTTTGCTGGCTGGGACTCCAAATTCTTCACTCTCCCTCTGTCTTATTTACCAACATCTGTGGCCGACTTTATTCTCAGCCTTGCTGCAAATGTGGAAAAGCCTACTGATGCTGTGTAG